From a region of the Latilactobacillus sakei genome:
- a CDS encoding aminopeptidase encodes MTTFQHNLEKYAALIAKTGINVQDGDTVVLQIAVSQAEFARDITAACYDLGAAEVIIKWQDDAIDRINMQHKAQERLADVPDFQKQEYDYWLANNAKRISVMSSDPDNLKGLDSDRVAAAQLANGKAMLKVRQATQANKNSWIVVAAASPAWAHKVFPDLAVQEATDKLWTEIFKTTRVDQPDPILAWEAHGKKLHAKAAELNAAQFKALHYTAPGTDLTIGLPKHHIWMGGPHNSSDGRPFIANMPTEEVFSAADANHIDGYISSTKPLSYAGNTLNNMQFTFENGRVVKATAEEGNDVLQKLLQTDEGVKSLGEVALVPDPSPISQSKITFYNTLFDENASNHLALGSAYAFSIEGGTEMTQEELKAAGLNRSQAHVDFMVGSSDMNIDGLTYDGQIVPVFRNGDWAD; translated from the coding sequence ATGACAACTTTCCAACATAATCTTGAAAAATACGCGGCATTAATCGCTAAAACGGGGATCAACGTCCAAGACGGTGACACCGTTGTCCTTCAAATCGCAGTTAGTCAAGCGGAATTCGCCCGCGACATTACGGCAGCTTGCTATGATTTAGGCGCGGCCGAAGTCATTATCAAATGGCAAGACGACGCTATCGACCGCATTAACATGCAACACAAAGCCCAAGAACGCTTAGCTGATGTGCCAGACTTTCAAAAACAAGAATATGATTACTGGTTAGCTAATAATGCTAAACGAATTTCAGTGATGTCAAGTGACCCTGATAACTTGAAAGGTTTAGATAGCGATCGGGTCGCTGCTGCCCAACTTGCCAATGGCAAAGCAATGTTGAAAGTTCGCCAAGCGACACAAGCCAATAAGAATAGTTGGATTGTTGTAGCCGCTGCTAGTCCTGCTTGGGCCCACAAAGTCTTTCCTGATTTAGCAGTGCAAGAAGCGACAGACAAATTATGGACTGAAATCTTCAAAACAACCCGCGTTGATCAACCAGATCCCATCTTAGCTTGGGAAGCACATGGTAAAAAATTACACGCTAAGGCTGCTGAACTGAACGCTGCTCAATTTAAAGCACTCCACTATACCGCCCCAGGCACTGACTTAACAATTGGCCTTCCTAAGCATCATATCTGGATGGGCGGTCCACACAATAGTAGTGATGGCCGGCCTTTTATCGCTAATATGCCAACTGAAGAAGTTTTCTCAGCAGCTGATGCCAACCACATTGATGGTTATATCTCATCAACCAAGCCATTGAGTTATGCTGGTAACACTCTGAATAACATGCAATTCACCTTCGAAAATGGCCGGGTCGTTAAAGCGACTGCTGAAGAAGGCAATGATGTCCTCCAAAAATTATTACAAACAGACGAAGGCGTTAAGAGCTTAGGCGAAGTTGCCTTGGTCCCAGACCCTTCACCAATTTCACAATCAAAGATCACCTTCTACAATACGTTATTCGACGAAAATGCGTCAAATCATTTGGCTTTAGGCTCAGCCTACGCCTTTTCAATTGAAGGTGGTACTGAAATGACGCAAGAAGAATTAAAAGCAGCCGGCTTAAATCGTAGTCAAGCACATGTTGATTTCATGGTCGGTTCAAGTGACATGAACATCGATGGCTTAACATATGATGGCCAAATCGTACCAGTCTTCAGAAACGGCGACTGGGCTGACTAA
- a CDS encoding GtrA family protein yields MAFIKRLLFKYRDLLTYTFFGFLASLVNIFTYWIFRHTIIWPYLLANTIAWLLANLFGFFTNKSLVFQSKYTTFKALFGEVLSFFFFRGVSFFLDNGLMIVAISFLGWQSMTAKIVDQLIVGIVNYITTSYTFKKSERQMALRGRILRHYHTILKRGDHH; encoded by the coding sequence ATGGCTTTTATTAAGCGGCTATTATTCAAATACCGAGATTTATTGACCTACACCTTTTTTGGTTTCTTAGCATCCCTCGTCAATATCTTCACTTACTGGATCTTTCGCCATACCATCATTTGGCCATACTTATTGGCGAATACGATTGCTTGGTTGTTGGCCAACCTATTCGGCTTTTTTACCAATAAATCCTTAGTGTTCCAATCTAAATACACAACCTTCAAGGCGCTCTTTGGCGAAGTGCTCTCTTTTTTCTTCTTCCGCGGCGTTTCTTTTTTCTTAGATAACGGCTTGATGATTGTCGCTATTTCATTTTTAGGTTGGCAAAGCATGACAGCCAAGATTGTCGATCAATTAATCGTCGGTATCGTCAATTACATTACGACGAGCTATACTTTCAAAAAAAGCGAACGGCAAATGGCCTTACGCGGGCGGATTTTACGCCATTATCATACTATTTTAAAACGAGGCGATCATCATTAA
- a CDS encoding transcriptional regulator, whose protein sequence is MNSDEPELHRHHHHKHHKKTWTPWKIILLVLGILVLAGGAFAAKVYYDVDQTAKTVYKAKGKTQNKRKANQAVKLNKKTPFSILLLGTDTGELGRTEKGRTDTMILATVNPQTKQTNMLSIARDSRVTITGYGQKAKINAAYSYGGIPMAINTVQSFLNVPVDYYVLMNMKGLEQLVDAVGGVTVDNDLDFTYEGHHFEKGPVTLDGETALKFSRMRYDDPRGDFGRQLRQQAIIQAVLKKATSLNLVTQYNKFLQILENNMQTNMTLKDVLNIQHNYGDAMNFKTKQLKGTGQMIDGQSFQVMSDNEVSNMSTLLRNQLDLK, encoded by the coding sequence ATGAATTCAGATGAACCAGAACTACATCGTCATCATCACCATAAACACCATAAGAAAACATGGACCCCATGGAAAATCATTCTACTGGTCTTAGGTATCTTGGTTTTGGCGGGCGGTGCTTTTGCTGCGAAGGTCTACTATGATGTCGATCAAACAGCGAAGACGGTTTACAAGGCTAAAGGTAAAACACAGAATAAACGTAAAGCCAATCAAGCGGTTAAACTCAACAAAAAAACGCCATTTTCAATTTTATTATTAGGAACAGATACTGGTGAGTTAGGTCGCACAGAAAAAGGGCGGACGGATACGATGATTCTAGCAACCGTCAATCCGCAGACGAAACAGACCAATATGCTAAGTATTGCGCGTGATTCACGGGTCACCATTACTGGGTACGGACAAAAGGCGAAAATTAATGCCGCTTATTCATATGGTGGGATTCCAATGGCCATTAATACCGTGCAATCATTTTTGAATGTACCGGTTGATTATTATGTCTTAATGAATATGAAGGGCTTAGAACAATTGGTTGATGCAGTCGGGGGGGTCACGGTCGATAATGACTTGGACTTCACTTATGAAGGTCACCATTTCGAAAAGGGTCCAGTGACATTAGATGGTGAGACAGCGTTGAAATTCTCACGGATGCGTTACGATGATCCACGTGGTGATTTTGGTCGCCAACTGCGGCAACAAGCAATTATTCAAGCGGTCTTGAAGAAGGCCACCTCATTGAACTTAGTAACCCAATATAATAAGTTCTTACAGATTCTAGAGAATAACATGCAGACCAATATGACCCTAAAGGATGTCTTGAACATTCAACACAATTATGGGGATGCAATGAACTTCAAGACAAAACAGTTGAAGGGAACTGGTCAGATGATTGATGGCCAATCTTTCCAAGTCATGTCAGATAACGAAGTTTCAAACATGTCAACGCTACTTAGAAATCAATTAGATTTGAAGTAA
- a CDS encoding YihY/virulence factor BrkB family protein, with product MKSDEQNQLPVFKRDISGKQKLIAFIKLMIRRSSEANISDNAKIIAYYALLSFFPLLIVIGNILPYFQLDVLSVADYVKSAVPPTIFNRIMPILQSLLNKRNSGLLSVGILGTLWAASKGINALKISINRAYRVDKIQNFILKRLISLGTTLVLLLLLVSLIVVFTFGQQFLEFITPIFKIPEDYINVFGQLKWPITSIVLFVILIFVYFFVPNVKMQLRSVLPGAFLTTVGWLILAQAFSLYMRYFGTSWNSYGTIGAFIILLLWLNYSAMVLMFGAVVNVAIEEAGSGQVDVSQGKVHDFIERRKEQNES from the coding sequence ATGAAATCAGACGAACAAAATCAATTACCGGTTTTTAAACGGGATATTTCCGGAAAGCAGAAATTGATTGCCTTCATTAAACTGATGATTCGGCGATCATCAGAGGCCAATATCAGCGATAACGCCAAGATAATTGCCTATTACGCACTGTTATCATTCTTTCCGCTGTTAATTGTTATCGGGAATATCTTGCCGTATTTTCAATTAGATGTGCTCAGTGTGGCTGATTATGTAAAATCGGCTGTGCCCCCGACGATTTTCAATCGGATTATGCCGATACTACAATCGCTATTGAACAAACGAAATAGCGGTTTGCTATCCGTCGGGATTTTAGGAACCTTGTGGGCAGCTAGTAAGGGCATCAACGCCTTGAAAATTAGTATTAATCGGGCGTATCGAGTCGATAAAATTCAGAATTTTATTTTAAAACGCCTCATCTCTCTAGGAACCACATTAGTCTTACTACTATTATTAGTCAGTTTGATCGTCGTTTTTACATTCGGACAACAATTTCTAGAATTTATAACACCAATCTTCAAAATACCGGAAGATTACATTAATGTTTTCGGACAATTAAAATGGCCGATTACCAGCATTGTCTTATTCGTAATTCTGATTTTTGTTTATTTCTTTGTCCCCAATGTTAAGATGCAACTGCGCAGCGTATTACCAGGGGCCTTCTTAACCACAGTCGGCTGGTTAATATTAGCGCAAGCCTTCTCATTATACATGCGGTATTTTGGGACTTCTTGGAATAGCTATGGGACAATTGGGGCTTTTATAATTCTATTATTGTGGCTTAATTATTCGGCAATGGTTTTAATGTTTGGCGCTGTTGTCAACGTGGCAATTGAAGAAGCGGGATCCGGCCAAGTCGACGTTAGTCAGGGAAAAGTCCACGATTTCATCGAACGCCGTAAGGAGCAAAATGAGTCATAA
- a CDS encoding chain-length determining protein — MEQTINIEQIFGILRKYSRLIVLSTVIFTVLAGILTFFVITPQYSASTELLVNRKQNTDANVQYNQVQTDVQMINTYKDLITKPVIMSPVAKKLNDGKSGKLSDDQIASMISISNNQNSQVFSVTAKADNAYTAADIANMTATTFQKKAPKIMSGTDNVSIISKAKPNLTPVSPKNKLNVLIGLILGLLIGIGIAFIRELMDKTVKDESFLTEELGLTSLGVVNNIAPKDLIKKAIMRTSTLSRRG, encoded by the coding sequence ATGGAACAAACAATTAATATTGAACAGATTTTTGGTATTTTACGGAAATATAGTCGGCTTATCGTCTTATCAACAGTGATTTTTACAGTACTAGCAGGCATCTTAACGTTTTTTGTGATTACACCACAATATAGTGCATCGACAGAATTGTTGGTCAATCGTAAACAGAATACGGATGCCAATGTTCAATACAATCAAGTTCAAACAGATGTTCAAATGATCAATACGTATAAAGATTTGATTACAAAACCTGTGATTATGAGCCCGGTTGCAAAGAAGCTTAATGACGGTAAATCAGGTAAACTAAGTGATGACCAAATTGCATCAATGATTAGTATTTCAAACAATCAAAATTCACAGGTTTTCTCAGTAACAGCTAAAGCAGATAATGCGTATACAGCGGCTGACATTGCAAATATGACAGCGACAACTTTCCAAAAGAAAGCCCCTAAAATTATGAGTGGGACCGATAATGTCTCGATTATTTCAAAGGCGAAACCTAATTTGACACCAGTTTCTCCTAAGAATAAATTAAATGTTCTAATTGGATTAATCTTAGGGCTATTAATTGGTATTGGGATTGCCTTTATTCGGGAGTTAATGGATAAAACGGTTAAAGATGAAAGTTTCTTAACAGAAGAACTCGGTTTAACTAGCCTAGGGGTTGTTAATAATATTGCGCCTAAGGACTTAATCAAAAAAGCAATTATGCGGACAAGTACATTATCGAGAAGAGGGTAA
- a CDS encoding glycosyltransferase has product MSKTISIIVPCFNEQESVPLFYAAVEKVAAQLPNHTIEYLFINDGSADQTLPAMRALQAQDPEHVHYISFSRNFGKEAALYAGLQAATGDYVAVMDVDLQDPPALLPEMIQGIEVEGYDCVGTRRTTRAGEPPVRSFFAKKFYQIINHISQTKIVDGARDYRLMTRQMVDAILEMTEYNRFSKGIFSWVGFDTKYLEYQNQDRVAGTTSWSFWGLFKYSLDGIVTFSETPLAIASFIGFFSFIIASIALVFIVIRAIIFGDPTSGWPSLISVVLMVGGLQLLCLGIVGKYIGKIYLEVKNRPVYIVKEKK; this is encoded by the coding sequence ATGAGCAAAACGATTTCAATTATTGTCCCCTGTTTTAACGAACAAGAATCAGTTCCACTATTTTATGCAGCAGTTGAAAAAGTTGCGGCTCAACTACCAAATCATACTATCGAATACTTATTTATTAATGACGGTTCTGCTGATCAAACCTTACCAGCAATGCGGGCCCTACAAGCACAAGATCCTGAACACGTGCATTACATTTCATTTTCAAGAAACTTCGGTAAAGAAGCGGCGCTCTATGCCGGCTTACAAGCTGCAACAGGTGATTACGTCGCTGTTATGGATGTTGATCTGCAAGACCCCCCTGCTTTATTACCGGAAATGATTCAAGGTATCGAAGTCGAAGGTTATGATTGTGTTGGTACTCGCCGCACAACCCGCGCTGGTGAACCACCTGTGCGCTCATTCTTCGCTAAAAAGTTCTATCAGATTATTAATCATATCTCACAAACTAAAATTGTCGATGGTGCCCGTGATTACCGTCTAATGACGCGTCAAATGGTCGATGCGATTCTTGAAATGACCGAATACAACCGTTTTTCAAAAGGCATCTTCAGTTGGGTTGGTTTTGACACTAAATATCTTGAATATCAAAATCAAGATCGCGTTGCCGGCACAACCAGTTGGTCTTTCTGGGGCCTTTTCAAATACTCACTTGATGGAATTGTGACCTTCTCAGAAACACCACTGGCTATTGCCTCATTTATCGGTTTCTTCTCGTTTATTATTGCCTCAATCGCCTTAGTCTTCATCGTTATTCGCGCCATTATCTTCGGTGATCCAACGAGCGGTTGGCCATCTCTCATCTCAGTTGTTTTGATGGTGGGTGGCTTACAACTCCTTTGTTTAGGGATTGTCGGTAAATACATCGGTAAGATCTATCTAGAAGTTAAAAATCGCCCAGTCTACATTGTTAAAGAAAAGAAATAA
- a CDS encoding TetR/AcrR family transcriptional regulator — translation MARKKRIKAEQILDKAYELVLTEGLKSITARKLATALNCSTQPIYLEFGSMAELKQAVLEQAKARLIWYVSEEQHHDDALVNLGVGYIRFATVEPELYRALFIDNHFGATETRAFVNQVTDIRLHDYQPLQRLTKEQQQQVINEIWITMTGFATLINAHLIQFDEESASTQIGVMLMRCFELERV, via the coding sequence ATGGCACGTAAAAAAAGAATAAAAGCGGAACAAATTCTCGACAAAGCATATGAACTTGTTTTAACAGAGGGCTTGAAGTCAATTACTGCGCGTAAATTAGCGACAGCTTTGAATTGCTCAACACAACCGATTTATCTTGAATTCGGGAGCATGGCTGAGTTGAAACAGGCCGTTTTAGAGCAAGCTAAGGCCCGGTTAATTTGGTATGTTAGTGAAGAACAGCATCACGATGATGCCCTTGTTAATTTGGGTGTAGGCTATATTCGCTTTGCGACGGTTGAACCAGAACTTTATCGGGCGTTATTTATTGATAACCATTTTGGCGCTACCGAGACACGCGCTTTTGTTAACCAAGTAACCGATATTCGCCTCCACGACTATCAGCCACTTCAACGGTTGACAAAAGAACAGCAACAACAAGTCATTAACGAAATTTGGATTACCATGACGGGCTTTGCCACGTTAATCAATGCACACTTGATACAATTTGATGAAGAATCCGCCTCAACGCAAATCGGTGTGATGTTAATGCGCTGTTTTGAATTGGAACGGGTCTAA
- a CDS encoding flavodoxin, whose amino-acid sequence MATAKVVYASMTGNNEEIADIVEEALENLDVSVETSEISQADPSDFEDTDICIVCSYTYGDDGDLPDEAVDFYEDLKEMDLTGKVYGVCGSGDTFYDEFCKVVDDFAGVFEQTGATKGSDVVKVDLAPEAEDIEHLEKFVAEIVAKQSAL is encoded by the coding sequence ATGGCAACAGCAAAAGTAGTTTACGCAAGTATGACCGGTAATAACGAGGAAATTGCCGATATCGTTGAAGAAGCCCTCGAAAACTTAGACGTCTCGGTTGAAACGTCAGAAATCTCCCAAGCAGATCCTTCTGATTTTGAAGACACAGACATCTGCATCGTCTGCAGCTACACTTATGGCGATGATGGTGATTTACCAGATGAAGCAGTTGACTTCTATGAAGATTTGAAGGAAATGGATTTAACCGGTAAGGTTTACGGCGTCTGTGGTTCAGGCGATACCTTCTATGATGAATTCTGTAAAGTAGTCGACGACTTTGCCGGCGTCTTCGAACAAACCGGTGCCACCAAAGGCTCAGACGTGGTTAAAGTTGATCTCGCACCAGAAGCAGAAGACATTGAACACTTAGAAAAATTCGTAGCAGAAATAGTAGCAAAACAGAGTGCTCTCTAA
- the map gene encoding type I methionyl aminopeptidase, producing MITLKSEREIKGMAASGAVIAGVHRGLRDIIKPGISSWVIEEFANDYIEKQGAKASEKGFEGYKYATCVCVNDEVAHAIPRKNLILKEGDIVTVDMTVNLDGYESDSCWTYAVGEIAPELQKLMDDTRKALYLGIDQAVVGNRLGDIGHAIQQYTEVENNYGDVRELIGHGIQPTMHEQPNVPSYGEAGKGLRLKEGMTITIEPMVILGGTWHIKSKTVPGDDWEYYVSADGTACAQYEHTIAITKDGPKILTSQDPEMDAKYLL from the coding sequence TTGATCACATTAAAATCTGAACGAGAAATTAAAGGCATGGCGGCTTCGGGTGCTGTCATCGCCGGTGTTCACCGCGGTTTACGCGATATTATCAAACCTGGTATTTCAAGCTGGGTCATTGAAGAATTTGCAAATGACTATATCGAAAAACAAGGTGCTAAGGCATCGGAAAAAGGTTTTGAAGGTTATAAGTATGCCACTTGTGTCTGTGTTAACGACGAAGTCGCACATGCAATCCCCCGCAAAAACCTAATCTTAAAAGAAGGCGATATTGTCACTGTCGATATGACTGTTAACTTAGACGGTTACGAAAGTGATTCTTGCTGGACTTATGCGGTTGGCGAAATTGCACCAGAATTACAAAAATTAATGGATGATACCCGTAAGGCCCTATACCTTGGGATTGATCAAGCAGTCGTTGGCAATCGTTTAGGCGATATCGGTCACGCGATTCAACAATACACTGAAGTTGAAAATAACTACGGTGATGTTCGCGAATTAATCGGACATGGTATCCAACCAACAATGCACGAACAACCTAACGTCCCTTCGTACGGTGAAGCAGGTAAGGGATTGCGTCTTAAAGAAGGGATGACCATCACCATCGAACCAATGGTCATCTTAGGTGGTACCTGGCATATCAAGTCTAAGACGGTTCCCGGTGATGACTGGGAATACTACGTCTCAGCAGACGGTACAGCCTGTGCGCAATACGAACACACAATTGCCATCACAAAAGACGGCCCCAAAATCTTAACATCACAAGACCCAGAAATGGATGCAAAATATTTATTGTAA
- a CDS encoding GtrA family protein: MIKTIQKLIHQYWEQLMYLVFGVLTTAVNMVVFYLLDRYTGMYYLLSNTIAWFLSVLFAFFTNKTWVFQSKYTTFRDFSREIASFFFFRGISYIMDTGIMFVGISMLHGPNMLVKIVDQIVIILANYIFSKWIFNKSTEA; encoded by the coding sequence ATCATTAAAACAATTCAAAAACTGATCCACCAATATTGGGAACAATTAATGTACCTGGTTTTTGGCGTCTTAACCACTGCCGTCAACATGGTGGTTTTCTATCTTTTAGACCGTTACACTGGTATGTATTATTTACTCAGCAATACGATTGCTTGGTTCCTATCAGTATTATTTGCCTTTTTTACTAACAAAACATGGGTTTTTCAATCAAAATATACAACTTTTAGAGATTTTTCACGTGAAATAGCTAGTTTCTTCTTTTTCCGTGGTATATCCTATATAATGGATACTGGTATTATGTTTGTCGGGATTTCAATGCTTCACGGTCCTAACATGTTGGTTAAGATTGTCGATCAAATTGTGATTATCCTGGCAAATTATATTTTCAGTAAATGGATTTTTAATAAGTCAACGGAGGCTTAA
- a CDS encoding QacE family quaternary ammonium compound efflux SMR transporter, translating to MAWFDLLIAGLAEVLWATTMKMSGGFTKLNYTLLTIIGMVVSFGFLIRATKGLPLSIAYPVWTGIGAVGAILVGIILFNEHLSLLTWLFVILLVIGIIGIKVTSGH from the coding sequence ATGGCATGGTTTGATTTATTAATCGCAGGATTAGCAGAAGTTTTGTGGGCAACTACCATGAAAATGAGCGGGGGCTTTACCAAGCTCAATTATACGTTATTAACAATTATCGGGATGGTGGTTAGCTTTGGCTTTTTGATTCGCGCCACCAAAGGATTACCGCTCAGCATCGCTTACCCCGTTTGGACCGGGATTGGTGCCGTGGGGGCAATTTTAGTCGGTATCATTTTATTCAATGAACACCTTAGTCTGTTAACGTGGTTATTCGTGATTTTACTCGTGATTGGCATTATCGGAATTAAAGTGACAAGCGGTCACTAA
- a CDS encoding UDP-N-acetylglucosamine 2-epimerase (non-hydrolyzing), whose translation MTVFGTRPEAIKMAPLVLELKKRDTEFEAVTVVTAQHRQMLDQVLEIFKIKPDYDLDVMKQRQTLSEITSNVLMNLDHVIATEKPDIVLVHGDTTTTFAASISAFYNQTAIGHVEAGLRTWDKYSPFPEEMNRQLTDVLSDLYFAPTSQSKANLLQENHNEDNIFITGNTAIDALKQTVQSDYNHDILDVVDADKRMILVTMHRRENQGEPMKRVFKVMRQVVESHDDVEIVYPVHLNPVVQEAAQSILGNHPRIHLIDPLDVVDFHNLAARSFFIMSDSGGVQEEAPSLGKPVLVLRDTTERPEGVEAGTLKLVGTQPEMVHDTMVELLDNQQVYEAMAQAKNPYGDGFASKRILDAIAYHFEQTKQRPEEF comes from the coding sequence ATGACCGTTTTTGGTACCCGACCAGAAGCCATTAAGATGGCGCCACTCGTATTGGAACTTAAAAAGCGCGATACAGAGTTTGAAGCGGTCACTGTTGTCACTGCGCAACATCGTCAGATGCTTGATCAAGTGCTTGAAATTTTTAAAATTAAACCAGATTATGATTTAGATGTCATGAAACAGCGTCAAACCTTGAGTGAAATCACAAGTAACGTTTTAATGAATCTTGATCATGTGATTGCCACTGAAAAACCTGATATTGTCTTAGTGCATGGTGATACCACCACCACTTTTGCAGCAAGTATCAGTGCCTTCTATAATCAAACGGCCATTGGGCACGTTGAAGCGGGCCTTAGAACTTGGGATAAGTATTCACCATTCCCAGAAGAAATGAATCGTCAATTAACGGATGTTTTAAGTGATCTTTATTTTGCACCAACGAGTCAAAGTAAAGCTAACTTATTGCAAGAAAACCACAATGAAGATAATATCTTCATTACTGGGAATACTGCGATTGATGCGCTTAAACAAACAGTTCAAAGCGATTATAATCATGATATTTTAGATGTGGTTGATGCTGATAAACGAATGATTCTAGTAACCATGCATCGTCGTGAAAACCAAGGCGAACCGATGAAACGGGTCTTCAAAGTTATGCGCCAAGTGGTTGAGAGTCATGATGATGTTGAAATCGTCTACCCAGTTCATCTTAACCCAGTTGTCCAAGAAGCAGCGCAAAGCATATTAGGTAACCATCCACGGATTCATTTGATTGATCCGCTAGATGTCGTTGACTTCCATAACTTAGCGGCTAGAAGTTTCTTCATCATGTCTGATTCAGGCGGTGTGCAAGAAGAAGCACCATCACTTGGGAAACCAGTCTTGGTACTCAGAGATACAACTGAACGACCAGAAGGCGTTGAAGCTGGGACCTTGAAGTTAGTCGGTACACAACCTGAAATGGTTCACGATACGATGGTCGAGCTATTAGACAACCAACAAGTCTATGAAGCCATGGCACAAGCTAAAAACCCATATGGTGACGGCTTTGCTTCAAAACGGATTTTAGACGCGATTGCATATCATTTTGAGCAAACGAAGCAACGACCAGAAGAATTTTAA
- the fba gene encoding fructose-1,6-bisphosphate aldolase, class II, with protein MSLVNGTEIFKAAREGHYAVGAFNTNNLEWTRAILGAAQETNTPILIQTSMGAAKYMGGYELCKNLVEQTIKSMNITVPVIMHLDHGNYEAAKECIEVGYNSVMFDGHDLPFEENLAKTKEIVALAHAKGISVEAEVGSIGGEEDGIIGAGELADVEEAKQLAAAGPDYLAVGIGNIHGVYPENWQGLSFDRLQELADAIDLPLVLHGGSGIPKEQILKAIEMGISKVNVNTEQQIAWSNAVKEYYAENKDQAEKGFDPRKVLAPGTKAIKDTVESRIEWFGTPAVK; from the coding sequence ATGTCATTAGTTAATGGTACAGAAATCTTTAAAGCTGCTCGTGAAGGTCATTACGCTGTTGGTGCTTTCAACACAAACAACCTTGAATGGACACGTGCTATCTTAGGTGCTGCTCAAGAAACTAACACACCAATCTTGATCCAAACATCAATGGGTGCTGCTAAATATATGGGTGGTTACGAATTATGCAAGAACTTGGTTGAACAAACAATCAAGTCAATGAACATCACAGTTCCTGTTATCATGCATTTAGATCATGGTAACTACGAAGCTGCTAAAGAATGTATCGAAGTTGGTTACAACTCAGTTATGTTCGATGGTCATGATTTACCATTCGAAGAAAACTTAGCAAAGACAAAAGAAATCGTTGCTTTAGCACATGCTAAAGGTATCTCAGTTGAAGCCGAAGTTGGTTCAATTGGTGGCGAAGAAGACGGCATTATCGGTGCTGGCGAATTAGCTGACGTTGAAGAAGCTAAACAATTAGCAGCTGCTGGTCCTGACTACTTAGCTGTTGGTATTGGTAACATTCATGGTGTATACCCTGAAAACTGGCAAGGTTTAAGCTTTGACCGTTTACAAGAATTAGCTGACGCTATTGACTTACCACTTGTATTACATGGTGGTTCAGGTATTCCTAAGGAACAAATCCTTAAAGCAATCGAAATGGGTATCTCAAAAGTTAACGTTAATACAGAACAACAAATTGCATGGTCAAACGCTGTTAAAGAATACTATGCAGAAAACAAAGATCAAGCTGAAAAAGGCTTCGATCCTCGTAAAGTTCTTGCACCTGGTACAAAAGCAATCAAAGACACTGTTGAATCACGTATCGAATGGTTCGGTACACCAGCTGTTAAATAA